The following DNA comes from Centroberyx gerrardi isolate f3 chromosome 4, fCenGer3.hap1.cur.20231027, whole genome shotgun sequence.
GCTAAATGAACTTCCAAATACTTTCCTGTAATTGTCCCACACACAACTTCATGGCACTTGTTGAATTGTCCTATATGCAAACCCTAGACTTGTCAACTAGGAAGGCTAAAGCAAACCATAAAAAGGTGCAAATACTATTTGTCCAAGGTCTACTTCTAAACATAGCAATGATATTGTCTTGATTTAAGTCTATATGCAGCAAATGAAAGAAATTTACAAACTATTGCTGGATTTTTACTCACCAGTACTTTCTGACCATCTTCCCCTGAAGTTCCTGACTGAGAATCAGAGATTTGCTGGGCTTTTATACTAGCCActttttctccatgttttgAAGCAcctggagaaaaaaagacatttgtcaTTTATCTTGTAGTTACACTATTACAGCTATATTAAATTTCTTAGTTAGTTAAAGAAATATACACCTGTTGAAACATTTTCCAGCGATGGTAAAGTTTCCAGTGATGACACATTTTCCACAATGGGGAAGTCCTGACTGTGAATTAATGAAATCATGATAGGTCAGATAAACACATAATGTCTATGTCTATCatatagttttacatgactaTCACTGATCAACAAATCTCTGAAATTTGATATATATGACCTTGCCTATTGGATTTTTCTATCTTTGATCACCACCCCATTCCCAAAGAAGTCTTATTAGTATCATCTATCCACACTTTTCTGTCAATTTATCAGTCATGATGAGATACTAGTGAATGACTTTTCTTAATTATTCaacaacaaaatagaaaatCTTCTTGACAGTTAGACTATGTGGAATGGCGTGTTGCAATTTAGAGATTATAGACCTTGTGTGCATTATAAAATCCACCTAAATTAATCTGAAAACTTTTCCTTATGCTTAAGCTTAACATACAAGAAGTTGATATAGTTTGACCTTCCTTACTGCAGTAACTACAGTTAGGGTTAGATCCAATATTTCAGGTTGTTTTTGcacatttgatttattcatttaattgttcaattatgttttttgtaaatgaattctttaTTTAACAGCCTATCCCAGAGGTTCCCATAGTGGGcagggtcaccctgccttaaaggataagttatATATAAGACctttatataatttgtctcttacatacctgtagtacttggacccgcagacaatattgactcctgagtcacaaattatatataggcccaaaatcgccaaacttatccttcaaggagctgctaacccacctaaaagaatttcattagtctgggtttcagtggagagttttcgtGTCCCAACACTTAATACTTGGaattttattggcatgaaaatggtcaatttCAAATATATTGagtattggcacaaaatatcggctgtCGGGCGGAAACTtaagtctaaaaatatcggAATCACTATTGGCCTCCAAAAACCCATAGCAGTCAATCCCTAACTACAATATCCTCACCTGACAGCCTTGAGACAGCTTTTCCTgctcacattttctctctgtgattTCTCTTTCGGTTCTTTAACTCTCTGGTGGCAGAACAGCACGTAGTTGCTGTTGTCGTTGTTGGCCCAGAACGTCCCGACAGGAGTCTCATACCGCAGACAGAAGTCAACTCTGGCCCCCTGCTCCCCAAACGGGGGCACCAGGGTGAGCTTAAATGAGAAACAGTCTGTCACCCCGTCACTGGCACTGGGGATATACTCTGCCAGTAGGTCAAAGTGGCTCGACCAAGCGTCCAAACTGGTACGGACGTACACCGCCTTATTGAAAGAGATGTTGAGAACACGGATCAGACCTTTCACTATCGTGGTCCCGGGAAGTAACTCGATGGCCTCCAGCTCCACTTTCTGCTCCTGAACTTTGATTAACAGCTCTTCAGAAGACAGGAGAAAGGAGAATAGAGGAGACAGGCAGTATTCCTCAGCTTCTTTACGTTCGCCCTCCAGGGAGTCATACGGCAGTTTGGGTAAATCCCATGTGTCAAACTCCTTGACTCGCACCAAGCGGAGACCCTTGGTGTCCGCAAAGGACACTCTCCTGGAGCCACAAGGGGGAGGTTCGGGCTCCGAGTCCTCGTCAGAGACAGAGCTCCTTCTCCGCGGGAGGGGAGAGGACTTGGGCCTGATGCCGATCACCATCTCGCCTTCCTCATCGTCCACGTCCAAGCAGCTGAGGCCCGGCACCCCTAAGAGGTTACAAGCCCCAGAGGCTCTCGGTTCTCCCACAAACTCCATCGGGCTCTCTGCTAGAGAGTCAGCGGGAACTGCAGTGCTTCTGCTTCTGGCAACTGACATTCAACATGCTGTGACTTAACAGATGGAGTCGAGTTACAGATGACATTGTTGCAAGGGCCAACACTATAAATAGGCCAGAAGGGACTTAAACTATGTACAGTAGTCTATGCTCAGGAGAAGACTGAGAAAATATCATCGTCATGCCTCTTTGAGACATTTGTATATGTGACATATTTTTATGATAATTATCTAACTCTTCTACACTTCAAGAATACCCCAACACCTAAAAGTTTATTTGTTATCTTTATAACTTAATCCCTTCTCTCTTGTGTAATTGTCCTAATTGTTCCCTGGAGAGTTGTAATGCTATTTGTACAATAAGAATGAGATTTACCATGGCAACAATGATGCTGCTTTTGGTCAATACTGGGTCACATGAGGTCCAAAATAGACCAAATGGCCTTTGCATACTATTCAGGTCCTCCAAAATTATTCCACTGACCAACCCCTGACTCTGTGATGGTGTAATACTGATGAATTATCTGAATAACAGTGAAAACTTGATAGTGTaactatgaaaaacaaacaaccaatcCACATACACCTATTCTTTTATCTGTTTTGAGCTTATCCCATATCAAGATTTATCTGCGGTTACCAAAATTATACTTTACAgttatgcattttgtttgtaCTGTTTCTTCAGTGTTTATCTTACATCTGTGAGAATGTATCAAGCCCAGCCCAAGTTATGACAAAAATGGCTAGTCCTGAATCTTGCTgagtaaataaaatacattttttaactGTGAGTAAGGGTAATGCGTCTTAACTGAAGAATGGTAAGCCCTCCCATGGTTTGGATGGGAGCAGTATAAAAGCATGTAAAAACTATGATAAGGAAGACAAGTTCTGCAGACATGCCCTCCAATAGTAACGGACCGAACTGTAAAGGCATGTGGGATCTCACACAAATGGGGCTTGTCTAATGGCGGAGGtttttgtaaaaataaacaatgaataaCGAGAAAGGAAGTACAAGGAAAGCTTCAAATATGGAAGAGGAAAAAGCAGGGTGTGAATTAACCAAGGAGACTaagaagggagagagcagcagagaaactATTACTGCACAAGGAAAGGCTGGAATAACGGCAGATGCTGTCAGTACTTGTGAGAACATCCACACCAAACCAACGCTTCCTCAAAATAACATTTGCTCTCAGCCGAACTTCTCAGATAATCCCTCATCTGAGGACACAAAGCCCTCACTCTCCTACATCGCCCTGATCGCCAAAGTCATCCTGTCCTCCCCCTCTCAGAAACTCAACCTGGCATCCATCTACAGAGCAATGGAGGAGCAGTTTCCTTACCTCAGGAGCCGGGGTCAGGGCTGGAAGAACAGCGTCCGGCACAACCTGTCTGTGAATGACTGTTTTGTGAAGGTGAGCCGCTGTGAGGACGGCAGGGGGCATTACTGGGGCGTTCACCCGGATCACCTGAGAGACTTCCAGCAGGGGAACTTCAGGCAGTACAGGAGGGccaaggggaggagggagagggagcgataCGACAGCATGGCGGGCTGTCTGGCTTGGATGGAGACCAGCTGCCTCCTGGGACGGTTCTGTGAGAAGAGACCTGGGTCTTCGGGCTGGGTGGAACCGCAATGCCCCCTGCAGGAACCTAGGAGTTATCAGACCGGTTCTCCGGACTGGGCAGAAGCACACTATCAGCCTTGGAGTTTCAACATGGGCTGGGCAGAGTCTCCTAGCTGGGTGAGGCATTGCTATTTTCCTGAGAGGCGACCAGACTCGCATGATGGGGCTATAGTTGGGAGATGGCACCACGGTCAGCCCCTGACCCCCGGACTGCATTGTTGGGACATGCATGACCCAACGCTGAGAGGCATGGCAGAGTCGTATGACAGCATGTTCATGACACCGCCACTGCAACCGTTCAGTCTGCCTGGCTGCTGGTGTGTGACTCCAGTCTTCAAAGAGTTAATAAAACCTTTGCCCTACAAAGTCAACTATTCATTTCACCCCTGAACTCTCTGGAAACCTTATAAATGAAAAGTAGAAAATGGTGGGGACTGCATCTAAATGTTGTGC
Coding sequences within:
- the LOC144538554 gene encoding protein phosphatase 1 regulatory subunit 3A-like, encoding MEFVGEPRASGACNLLGVPGLSCLDVDDEEGEMVIGIRPKSSPLPRRRSSVSDEDSEPEPPPCGSRRVSFADTKGLRLVRVKEFDTWDLPKLPYDSLEGERKEAEEYCLSPLFSFLLSSEELLIKVQEQKVELEAIELLPGTTIVKGLIRVLNISFNKAVYVRTSLDAWSSHFDLLAEYIPSASDGVTDCFSFKLTLVPPFGEQGARVDFCLRYETPVGTFWANNDNSNYVLFCHQRVKEPKEKSQRENVSRKSCLKAVR